Genomic DNA from Streptacidiphilus rugosus AM-16:
GACTTCCTCCGCCTCTGGCTCGACACCTAGTTGCACCTCAGGGCGCGAGGCTCTGCCTATTTCCGACTCCGCCGGGCGGGCGCGGCACCTCTCGACGAGGGGCCGGTTGCACGATCCAGGGGCGCGGGCGGTGCGCACGCGGTCAGGGGGCGGTCAGGGGTGGCGGTGAAGCTGCATGCATGACCTCGACCGAGCACATCTCCGGAGCCCGCAAGTGGGGCACCCTCGCCATCTGCTGTGTCGCGTCCCTCGTCCTCGGGATCGACAACACCGTCGTGAACCTCGCGTTCCCGCACCTCGTGCACGACATGCACCCCTCCGCCACCCAGCTGCTCTGGATCGCCGACGCCTACGGCTTCGCCCTCGGCGGGCTCGTCATCGTCATGGGGAACCTCGGTGACCGCTTCGGGCGCAAGCGGCTGCTGTTGCTCGGCGGGGTCGCCTTCGCCCTCGCGTCCGCGCTGACCGCCGAGGCGCCGAGTGCCGGCCTGCTGATCGCGGCGCGTGCCCTCCAGGGCGTCGCCGCCGCGACGATCATGCCGTCGACGCTGTCGCTGGTGCGCAACGCCTTCACCGACCCGAAGGAGCGCACCATGGCCATGGGCATCTCCGGAGGCGTCGCCGCGGGCGGCTTCGCGCTGGGACCGGTCGTCGGTGGGCCGCTGCTCGACCACTTCTGGTGGGGCTCGGTGTTCCTGATCAACATCCCGGTGATGGCCCTGGTCATCGGCTTCGGCGCCGCCCTGCTCGTGGAGTCGCGCAACCCCGCCCCCAGCCGGATCGACTGGCTGAGCGTGCCGCTCTCCGCGCTCGGTGTCGTCGGCGTCATCTACGGGCTGAAGACCGCCGCGAGGGACGGACTCGGTCAGTCCTCGGTCTGGCTCTCCGCCGGGATCGGTGCCGCGCTGCTCGTCGCGTTCGTGGCCCGGCAGCGCCGGATCGCCAACCCCCTCGTCGATGTCGCTCTGCTGCGCGACCGCGGGTTCTCCGGCGCGATCGGGGCCAACACGCTCAGCATCTTCGCCCTCGCCGCCCAGTCGCTGGCCGCCTCGCTCTACTTCCAGGACGTCCGCGGCTACTCCCCGATGGGCACCGGATTCGCACTGCTGCTCGGCCCGCTGGGGGCGATGGTCACCGGTCCGCTCTGTCCGGTCGCGGTGAAGGCGCTCGGGCGGGCCCGGTCGGTGGGCGTCGGGCTGGCGTTGATGGCCGTCTCCTGTTTCGGCTATGTGCTGGTCGGCGTCGACACCAACTACTGGGTGATGGGCGGCGTCATGTTCGTCTCCGGTCTCGGCATCGGGCTGGTCTTCGGGATCTCCAGTGACACCATGCTCGCCAGCACGCCGAAGGAGCGGGCGGGTGCGGCCAGTGCCGTGGAGTCCACCGGCACCGAGCTCGGTGGCGCGCTCGGCATCGCGGTGCTGGGCAGCCTGCTGACGGCCGTCTACCGCGACCGGCTCCAGCTGCCCGCCGGGCTCCCGGCGCAGGCCGCGGCCTCGGCGCACGAGTCCGTCGGCGGTGCGGTCGCCGTCGCCCCGGCCTGCCGGGGCGGCTCGGGGAGGCGCTGACGGCCGGCGCACAGCACGCCTTCGTCGACGGCTTCCACGCCATCGTGATCGCCGGCGGTGCGGTGCTGCTGCTCGGCGCGGGTCTGGTGGTCCGTCGGCTGCGCGGGGTCCCCGCAGTGATCGAGGACCGGCCGGGGGCGGAGGGCAGCAGCGCCGAACCGGCAGCCGTCCCCGCTGCCGCCCAGGTCGCCTGAGCACCGACCGCGGCGAGGCCCGGTGACCCCCAGTCGGGGGGTCGCCGGGCCCCGCGGGTTTCGTCTGCCAGGCGTGGTCAAAGCGTCCAAGCGGCGCTAAGGTCCCGTGCTTGTGCAGAGAACAACGACGGGGCTCGCGAACGCCGAGCCGGGGGCGGTCGGACCCCCCGATCGGCGGGTCCCTGCCCGCCCGGTCTTCGTCGACGCGAGCGGGCGACGGCAGCGGCGGGTGCGCAGGCTCGGCCGGCTCCTCGTGGTGCCCGCGCTGGCCTATGTCGCACTGCTGATCAGTTCGGTGCTGGGCGGGCCCACCGTCAACAGCCCCTATCTGCCACTGCCCCTCGCCCCCAGGGCCTCCCACGCGCCGGTCGCCGATCCGACGGCCACGGCCGGCCCCGGGAAGGGCGTCCACCCGACCCCGGACCGCAGCGGCGCGAACGCGCAGCCGGGCACCGGCGGAGCTTCAGGTTCCGGCGCCGGCACGGGGACCCAGCCCACGCCGGGGACCTCGGCCGCGAGCTCCGCCCCCGGGGCGACGAGCACCGCCACCACGGTCGCGCACGGGCACAGCACCCACACCGCGGCCCCGCCAGGATCCACCCACGTACATCCCACCAAGAAGGCCTGAGCGTACGCACGATGAGCTCCAACAGGCGCAGGTCCCGACGCCGGCGTCGCGGCTCCGGCCGTGAGCTGCCGCTGCGCACGCACTGGCTGCTGCTCGGCACGCTCGCGGTGACGCTGACGCTCGCGCTGCTCATCGAGGGATACACCCAGCACATGTTCGGCAGTACGCCGGACGGTGCAGGGCTCACCCAGGGGCCCTCCGGCCAGGTCCCGAACGCGATATCCCACGGCGGGCCGGTGATCTCCGCCTCGGGCGCGACCCCGCGCACCACCCGGCCGCGGCCCGGCACGGTCGCGCTGACCTTCGACGACGGCCCCGACCCGACATGGACCCCGCAGATCCTCGAGGTGCTGCGCCGGCACGGCGTGCACGCGACCTTCTTCGTCATCGGCGAGAACGTCACCGCCCATCCCGACCTCACCCGCCAGATCGTCGCCGACGGCAACGAGCTCGGCGTGCACACCTTCACCCACCCCAACCTCGGCCTGATCCCGGCCTGGCAGCGCACGCTGCAGTTGCGTGAGACGCAGCTGGCCATCGCCGGGGCGACCGGGCGGACCACGACGCTGCTGCGTCCGCCCTACTCGGCCGGCAACGACTCGCTCGACGACGCCGACTGGGCGGCCATCCGGCAGGCCGGCAGCGAGGGCTACCTCACCGTCCTCACCACCCAGGACACCGAGGACTGGCAGCGCCCCGGCGTCCTGCGGATCGTCGACAACGGCACGGTCCACGGCCGCGCCGGACAGATCGTGCTGATGCACGACGCGGGCGGCGACCGCTCGGAGTCGGTGGCGGCGCTCGACGCGCTGCTGACGGACTACCAGCGTCGCGGCCTGACCGTGGGCACGGTCAGCGCCACCACCGGTCTGTCGTCCCCGATGCAGCCGGCCGCCGCGAGGGACCACTGGATGGGCCTTGCGCTGATCTGGGCGCTGCTGCTGAGCCACTGGCTGCTGGCCGTCATCGGCTGGTGCATGTACGCGGCGGGCGGGCTCAGCGTGCTGCGCGCCGTGATCAGCGTCGTCGCCGCGCGACGTCACAAGAGGTGGACCCGGTACGCCTGGGGCGACCCGGTCACCGAGCCGGCCACGGTCATCGTGCCCGCCTACAACGAGAGCGCGGGCATCGAGGCGGCGGTGCGCTCGCTGGTCGCCTCGGACCATCCGGTCGAGATCATCGTGGTGGACGACGGCTCCACCGACGGCACCGCGGATCTGGTCGAGTCGCTCGGCCTGCCGGGCGTCAGGGTGATCCGCCAGCAGAACGCCGGTAAGCCCGCCGCGCTGAACACCGGCATCGCGGCGGCCTCCTTCGACCTGCTGGTCATGGTCGACGGCGACACGGTCTTCGAACCCGACGCGGTCCGCCGGCTGATCCAGCCCTTCGCCGAGCCGCACGTGGGCGCGGTGTCGGGCAACGCCAAGGTGGTCAACCGCGGCGGCCTGCTCGGCCGTTGGCAGCACATCGAGTACGTGGTCGGCTTCAACCTGGACCGTAGGCTCTTCGACCTGGCCGAATGCATGCCCACCGTCCCCGGCGCGGTCGGCGCGTTCCGCCGGGAGGCGCTGGAACGGGCCGGCGGCGTCTCCGACGCGACGCTGGCGGAGGACACCGACCTCACCATGGCGCTGTGCCGGGACGGTTGGCGGGTGGTCTACGAGGAGCAGGCCGTCGCCTGGACCGAGGCCCCGGCGTCGCTGGGGGCGCTGTGGCGGCAGCGCTACCGCTGGTGCTACGGAACGATGCAGGCGATGTGGAAGCACCGCGGCGCGTTGCTCCAGGGCGGCGCGGCGGGCAAGCTGGGCCGCCGCGGCCTCGGCTACCTGCTGCTCTTCCAGGTGCTGCTGCCGCTGCTGGCGCCGGTGGTGGACATCTTCGCGCTCTACGGGCTGGTCTTCCTGAACCCCTGGTACGTGCTGGCACTGTGGTGCGGCTTCCTGCTGCTGCAACTGCTGATGGGGCTCTACGCCTTCCGCCTGGACGGCGAGCGCCCCGGTCCGCTGTGGAGCCTGCCGCTGCAGCAGTTCGTCTACCGGCAGCTGATGTACCTGGTGGTGATCCAGTCCGCGATCACGGCGCTGGCCGGCGTCCGCCTGCGCTGGCAGCGGATGGAACGCTACGGCTCCCTCCAGGCCCCGGCGACCCCGGCCTCCACCGCCACCCACCCCGCCGCGGCCACCGCCCTCACCAACATCCCGATCCCCGCCCACGCCCTCCCGCCCGAACCGCCCCTCGCTGACGCCTGGGTCTCCGAGGCCTACGCCGCCGAGCGCCTCGGCCACGAGTACGAGCAGCCCAACTACCCGTACACCCAGTACGACTACCGCGACCAGCAGAACGCAGGCCGCTGACCGCGCCCGCGCGCGCGTTCGAGGGGGAGGGCCGGATGCGACCCTTGCTGCTGCTCGACGTGGACGGACCGTTGAACCCGTTCGGCGCGATGCCCGACGACCGCCCCGAGGGCTACCTGGCGCACCGGCTGATGCCGCCCAGCTGGGAGGCGGCCGAGCGGGCCAGGCTGCGTGCCTGGGGCCGCCCGGAGCGGTCGCCGACCCCGCTGCCGGTCTGGCTGAACCCCGCGCACGGGCCGCGGCTGTCGGCCCTGCCGTACGAGCTGGTCTGGGCGACGACCTGGGAGGCGGAGGCCAACGACTTCATCGCCCCGCTGATCGGCCTGCCCGAGCTGCCGTTCGTCCCGTGGCCGGGCCGGCGCCCGGAGTCGCGCCCGGAGCCGGGCGGGAAGCCGCACTGGAAGACGCCCGGACTGGTGGCCTGGGCCGCAGGGCGCCCGTTCGCCTGGGTGGACGACGAGATCACCCCGGCGGACCGGGCCTGGGTGGCCGCCCACCACGGCGCCCCGGCCCTGCTCCTCCGCATCGACCCGAACCACGGTCTCCGGGCGGAGGACTTCACCGCGCTGGAAGCCTGGGCGTCGGCCCTCGGCCGACCGGCCTCCGCCGCGGGGTCGGCCGGGCCGTCCGAGGGGTGAGCGCCGCGTCAGGCTCCGCTCACCCCGGCCCCGCCGTCGCGCAGGGGGAGGACGGTGAGGGGGACGGGCCGGGCGGGGTGGGGGTGAAGGGGGTGAGGGTGGTGCCGATGAGGAGGCACTGGGCGACGCGGTCCGTCGGTTCCTGGTGGCCGGGGGAGAGGAGCTTGGCCGCGCAGGGGTGTTCGTGGACGGTGATCTCGCCGGCGTCGAGGAGGATGCCGTCGCCGCCGTGTTCCCGGGCCTGCCGGAGGAGGCGGGTGCGGGCGTCGGCGCGGATGCCGGTGAGGAGGGCCGTCCAGCCGTCGAGTTCCTGGTTGGTGGCGGCGCGCAGCTGGTCGTGGATCGAGGCGTCCTCGTGGCGCACCCCGATGGAGCGGCCGACCAGCAGGTCCACCGGGACCCAGCCGGCCAGGACGAGCTTGGTGAGGTCCTCGCCGGGAAGGTGCGAGACGAAGGGCCGGGCGACTGGGCCGGACACGCCGCGTGCCCGGACGGCGGTGCCGCTCGCCTGGAAGTCCATGCCCAGCGACGCCACCTCCGACGGCGCGATGTTGACCTGGACGCCCACCACTCCGTGCCCACCCAGCGCCGAGCAGGCCGCGCGCAGCCGCTCCAGGGCCCGGCGGCGCGACCCTTCCAGCACCTGGACCAGGACCTCGCTGGTCGCGCCCGCTCCCGAGAGCCGGATCGGCGCCGGGTCCTTCGGGTTCCTCGGGGCGGTGACGGAGAGGCGGCAGTCGTAGGCGTGCCAGTTCCAGGTCTCGCCGCTGAGTTCGACGTGGTACGAGCCGGTCCCGCGGACCCGGCCGACCGGGTCGAAGCCCGCCGCGCGGATCGCGGCGAAGCCGCGCGGCGGCAGTGTCGCCGCCCACGGGCCGGCCACGGCGGCAGGCTCCGGCCGATCCGTCGACTCCGCCATCGGTCCCCCCGAACCCGTGCGCCCGCCCCTGCCGTCACACCTTCGCAGGCCCGCCACGACCCGACAAGACATCCCGCTCACGTAGGGTCGATGCCATGCGTCTGAGCACGGTGATCCTCCCCATCCACCGGTGGAGCGAGGGACAGAAGATCTGGCGACGGGCCGAGGACCTCGGTTTCCACGCCGCCTACACCTACGACCACCTGTCCTGGCGGTCCTTCCGCGACGAGCCCTGGTTCGGGGCGGTGCCGACGCTGACCGCGGCCGCCACGGCGACCGAGCGGCTGCGGCTGGGGACCTTGGTGACCTCGCCGAACTTCCGGCATCCGGTGACGCTGGCCAAGGAGCTGATGAGCGTCGACGACGTCTCCGGCGGTCGGCTGACGGTGGGGATCGGGGTCGGCGGGGTCGGCTTCGACGCGACCGCGCTCGGGCAGGAGCCGTGGACGCCGCGGGAGCGTGCGGACCGCTTCGACGAGTTCCTGCCGCTCCTGGACGAGCTGCTGACGCAGCCGGTCACCACTCGCGAGGGCCGGTACTACTCCGCCGTCGAGGCCAGGAACATCCCCGGTTGCGTCCAGACGCCGCGCGTCCCCTTCTACGTCGCCGCCACCGGCCCGCGCGGGCTGAAGCTGGCCGCGAAGTACGGCCAGGGCTGGGTCACCTACGGCGATCCGCGCGGCCCGGCCGACGTGCCGGTCGAGCAGGCCCCCGGGGTGATCGCGCAGCAGATCGAGAAGCTGACCGCCGCCTGCGAGGCGGCCGGGCGGGACGTCGCCACGGTCGAGAAGATGCTGCTGCAGGGCTCCACCGCGGAGCGGCCGCTGCAGTCGGTGGACGCGTTCGTCGACTGGGCCGGGCGCTACCAGGAGCTCGGCATCGACGAAGTGGTGATCCACTGGCCGGTGCCTGATTCGATCTTCGAAAACGATCTCGCGGTCTTCGAGCGCATCGCCGTGGAAGGGCTCGCCCAACTGAGCTGACCGCAGCCGACCTGGATTGTTATGGTCTGGACAGCAAGCCTGTCAGCAGGGCTTTTGAGTATGTGAGCAGGAGCCCGCGTTGATCGAAACCGCGCCGCAGACGGTGCATTTCAACATCCTTGGCTCGCTTGAGATTTGGGTCGATCAGCATCGGCTGAGGCTCGGCGGTCCGATCCAGGAGCGGGTGCTCGTCACGCTGCTCCTGGAGGCCCGCCGTGTGGTGCCGGTCACACGGCTGGTGGAGGCCGTGTGGGACGAGGAGCCCCCGGCCACCGCCGTGCACCAGATCCGCAAGGCCGTCGCCGACCTCAGGCGCCGCATCCCCGGGGCGGCGGCCTGCTGGTCACGGACGGCCCCGGCTACCGCGCCGACGTCGACGACGAGCAGCTGGACCTCAACCGGTTCAGCACACTCACCGGCCGGGCCCGGCAGGAGCTGGCCGCGGGCGACGTCGCCGCGGCGGCGGAGCAGCTGCGCGCCGCCCTCGCGCTGTGGCGCGGGCCGGTGATGGCGGGCCTCGGCGGTGACACCGTCACCGCCGCCGCCACCGCGCTGGACGAGCGCCGGCTGGCCGCCGCCGAGCAGCTGTTCCAGCTCAGGCTCAACGAGGGCGAGGCGGCCGAGCTCGTCGGCGACCTGCGCGAGCTGATCGCCGAGCAGCCGCTGCGGGAGACCCTGCGCGGCCAGCTGATGCTCGCCCTGTACCGGTCCGGACGCGCCGCCGAGGCGCTGGAGGAGTACGGGAAGGTCCGCGACCTGCTGGTCGAGGAGCTGGGCATCGACCCGGGACCGCGCCTGGTCAAGCTCTACGAGGCGATCCTGCGGGACAGCGACGAGCTGGCCGGCCCCGAGCGGGCCGAGGCGACGGCCCCGGCCCGTCCCGCCGCCACCGGCACTCCCCCGCCGGCGGCCCAGCCGTCCGGCGGCCCGCTGTCGACCCTCCCCTACGACCTGACCGACTTCACCGGGCGCGACGACGAGCTGCGCCGGCTGCTCGGCTTCGCCGAGGGCGACGCCGAGCACGGCACCCGGATCGTGGCCGTCGACGGCATGGGCGGCAGCGGCAAGACCTCCCTGGCGGTGCGCGCCGCGCACCTGATGGCCGACGGCTACCCCGACGGCCGGCTCTTCGTCGACCTGCGCGGCTACTCGCCGGGCGAGGAGCCGCGCCGCCCCTCCGCCGTGCTGGCCTCGCTGCTGCGCACCCTCGGGGTGCCCGACCAGCAGATCCCCGAGGAGGAGGGCGGGCGGGCGGCGCTGTGGCGCGCCACCCTCTCCGGACGGCGGGTGCTGCTCCTGCTCGACAACGCCCTGGACGTCGCCCAGGTCCTGCCGCTGCTCCCGGCCTCGCCCGGCTGCCTGGTCCTGGTGACCAGCCGGACCCGGCTGATCGACCTGGACGGCGCCGAGTGGATCTCCATCGGCGTGCTGCCCGCCGCCGACAGCAGCAGCCTGCTCGCCGAGACGCTCGGCGCGCAGCGCATGGCGGCGGAGCCCGAGGCGGTCGCCGAGCTGGCCGAGCTCTGCGGTCATCTGCCGTTGGCGCTCCGCATCGCCAGCGCGCGGCTGCGCAACCGGTCCCGGTGGACGGTCCAGTACCTGGTCGACCGGCTGCGCGACGAGACCCGCCGGCTGGGCGAGCTCAGCTCGGGCGAACGGAGCGTCGCGGCGACGATCCAGCTCTCCTTCCAGGCGATGGAGGAGGAGGCGCGGGCCGCGTTCCGGCTCCTCGGCCTGCACCTGGGCGCCGACATCGACGTCCACGCGGCCGCCGCGCTGCTCGGTGCCGATCTCCGCGCGGCGGAGGACCTGCTGGAGCAGCTGCTGGACGTGCACCTGGCGCAGCAGCACGTGCTGGGTCGCTACTGCCTGCACGACCTGGTGCGCAGCTTCGCGCAGAGCCTGCGCACCGAAGCCACCGCGACGGCGGACGGAGCCGCCGTCGAGCGGATCGTCGACTACTACGTGGCGGCCTCGGAGGAGGGCTGCGCCGTGCTCTTCCCCGGACGTGTGCGGCACAGCGTCCAGCTGCCGGCGACCCCGGCGGAACTGCCGGCGCTGTCGCGGCCCGAACAGTCCCGCGGCTGGTTCGACCAGGAGAGCGTCGCGCTGCTGGCGGCCGTGACGTTGGCCCACGAGCGGGGTCTCGACCGTCATGTGGGGGCTTTGGCCCGGAATGTGATGTTCTATCTGAACCTGCGCAGCTCGATCGACGACTACGAGCGCGTGGCGCTGCTGGCCGTGGACTCGGCCCGGCGCCAGGGCGAGCCCAGGGCGCTGGAGATCAGCCTCTCCAATCTGACCAACGCGCACTGGAAGCTCGGCCGCTTCCAGGACGGGATCGCCGTGGCGAAGGAGGCGCTGGAGATCGCGCGGGCCTCCGGCAACACCCACGGGGAGGCCGTCTGCCTGGACCAGCTGGGCCTCCTGCACAGCAGCCTCGGTCGGCTCCGGGAGGCCAGGGCGGACCTGACCCGCGCCGTCGAGCTGCTGGACAACCCGGCGAGCAAGGCCATGGCG
This window encodes:
- a CDS encoding MFS transporter — protein: MTSTEHISGARKWGTLAICCVASLVLGIDNTVVNLAFPHLVHDMHPSATQLLWIADAYGFALGGLVIVMGNLGDRFGRKRLLLLGGVAFALASALTAEAPSAGLLIAARALQGVAAATIMPSTLSLVRNAFTDPKERTMAMGISGGVAAGGFALGPVVGGPLLDHFWWGSVFLINIPVMALVIGFGAALLVESRNPAPSRIDWLSVPLSALGVVGVIYGLKTAARDGLGQSSVWLSAGIGAALLVAFVARQRRIANPLVDVALLRDRGFSGAIGANTLSIFALAAQSLAASLYFQDVRGYSPMGTGFALLLGPLGAMVTGPLCPVAVKALGRARSVGVGLALMAVSCFGYVLVGVDTNYWVMGGVMFVSGLGIGLVFGISSDTMLASTPKERAGAASAVESTGTELGGALGIAVLGSLLTAVYRDRLQLPAGLPAQAAASAHESVGGAVAVAPACRGGSGRR
- a CDS encoding bifunctional polysaccharide deacetylase/glycosyltransferase family 2 protein translates to MSSNRRRSRRRRRGSGRELPLRTHWLLLGTLAVTLTLALLIEGYTQHMFGSTPDGAGLTQGPSGQVPNAISHGGPVISASGATPRTTRPRPGTVALTFDDGPDPTWTPQILEVLRRHGVHATFFVIGENVTAHPDLTRQIVADGNELGVHTFTHPNLGLIPAWQRTLQLRETQLAIAGATGRTTTLLRPPYSAGNDSLDDADWAAIRQAGSEGYLTVLTTQDTEDWQRPGVLRIVDNGTVHGRAGQIVLMHDAGGDRSESVAALDALLTDYQRRGLTVGTVSATTGLSSPMQPAAARDHWMGLALIWALLLSHWLLAVIGWCMYAAGGLSVLRAVISVVAARRHKRWTRYAWGDPVTEPATVIVPAYNESAGIEAAVRSLVASDHPVEIIVVDDGSTDGTADLVESLGLPGVRVIRQQNAGKPAALNTGIAAASFDLLVMVDGDTVFEPDAVRRLIQPFAEPHVGAVSGNAKVVNRGGLLGRWQHIEYVVGFNLDRRLFDLAECMPTVPGAVGAFRREALERAGGVSDATLAEDTDLTMALCRDGWRVVYEEQAVAWTEAPASLGALWRQRYRWCYGTMQAMWKHRGALLQGGAAGKLGRRGLGYLLLFQVLLPLLAPVVDIFALYGLVFLNPWYVLALWCGFLLLQLLMGLYAFRLDGERPGPLWSLPLQQFVYRQLMYLVVIQSAITALAGVRLRWQRMERYGSLQAPATPASTATHPAAATALTNIPIPAHALPPEPPLADAWVSEAYAAERLGHEYEQPNYPYTQYDYRDQQNAGR
- a CDS encoding heavy metal-binding domain-containing protein; this translates as MAGPWAATLPPRGFAAIRAAGFDPVGRVRGTGSYHVELSGETWNWHAYDCRLSVTAPRNPKDPAPIRLSGAGATSEVLVQVLEGSRRRALERLRAACSALGGHGVVGVQVNIAPSEVASLGMDFQASGTAVRARGVSGPVARPFVSHLPGEDLTKLVLAGWVPVDLLVGRSIGVRHEDASIHDQLRAATNQELDGWTALLTGIRADARTRLLRQAREHGGDGILLDAGEITVHEHPCAAKLLSPGHQEPTDRVAQCLLIGTTLTPFTPTPPGPSPSPSSPCATAGPG
- a CDS encoding LLM class flavin-dependent oxidoreductase, with product MRLSTVILPIHRWSEGQKIWRRAEDLGFHAAYTYDHLSWRSFRDEPWFGAVPTLTAAATATERLRLGTLVTSPNFRHPVTLAKELMSVDDVSGGRLTVGIGVGGVGFDATALGQEPWTPRERADRFDEFLPLLDELLTQPVTTREGRYYSAVEARNIPGCVQTPRVPFYVAATGPRGLKLAAKYGQGWVTYGDPRGPADVPVEQAPGVIAQQIEKLTAACEAAGRDVATVEKMLLQGSTAERPLQSVDAFVDWAGRYQELGIDEVVIHWPVPDSIFENDLAVFERIAVEGLAQLS
- a CDS encoding AfsR/SARP family transcriptional regulator, which codes for MGRGAPGHRRAPDPQGRRRPQAPHPRGGGLLVTDGPGYRADVDDEQLDLNRFSTLTGRARQELAAGDVAAAAEQLRAALALWRGPVMAGLGGDTVTAAATALDERRLAAAEQLFQLRLNEGEAAELVGDLRELIAEQPLRETLRGQLMLALYRSGRAAEALEEYGKVRDLLVEELGIDPGPRLVKLYEAILRDSDELAGPERAEATAPARPAATGTPPPAAQPSGGPLSTLPYDLTDFTGRDDELRRLLGFAEGDAEHGTRIVAVDGMGGSGKTSLAVRAAHLMADGYPDGRLFVDLRGYSPGEEPRRPSAVLASLLRTLGVPDQQIPEEEGGRAALWRATLSGRRVLLLLDNALDVAQVLPLLPASPGCLVLVTSRTRLIDLDGAEWISIGVLPAADSSSLLAETLGAQRMAAEPEAVAELAELCGHLPLALRIASARLRNRSRWTVQYLVDRLRDETRRLGELSSGERSVAATIQLSFQAMEEEARAAFRLLGLHLGADIDVHAAAALLGADLRAAEDLLEQLLDVHLAQQHVLGRYCLHDLVRSFAQSLRTEATATADGAAVERIVDYYVAASEEGCAVLFPGRVRHSVQLPATPAELPALSRPEQSRGWFDQESVALLAAVTLAHERGLDRHVGALARNVMFYLNLRSSIDDYERVALLAVDSARRQGEPRALEISLSNLTNAHWKLGRFQDGIAVAKEALEIARASGNTHGEAVCLDQLGLLHSSLGRLREARADLTRAVELLDNPASKAMALCNLSTVHAWLGQYDDAAAAAGEALRLGCADGAWLNEITALNDLAIARLGLGRPDQAATCLEKALRIGDESELPEELALAFALAADAAHRLQQTTSASAHEERALELVRARGTAVRRCQVENIIGRLRRHRGAYAQALELHESAARWAGEIDYRVELARAFDGMAQAAKALGDTSSATRSRERADALFAGMGVPDEAR